One segment of Bradyrhizobium sp. CB2312 DNA contains the following:
- the folD gene encoding bifunctional methylenetetrahydrofolate dehydrogenase/methenyltetrahydrofolate cyclohydrolase FolD: MTAKIIDGKVIAAELRARVADEVARVKREHNLVPGLAVVLVGNDPASEVYVRSKHTQTQAAGMASFEHKLPADVSQGDLLALVAKLNRDPAVHGILVQLPLPKGLNTEAVINAIDPAKDVDGLHPNNAGRLAGGFEALSPCTPLGCIILTKSVHASLEGLNAIVIGRSNLVGRPLVQLLLNENATVTIAHSRSRDLPGLVKRADLVYAAVGKPEMVRGDWLKPGATVIDVGINRIPKEDGKTRLVGDVAYQEALGVAGAVTPVPGGVGQMTVACLLVNTLRAACAIAGLPKPAV; encoded by the coding sequence ATGACGGCCAAGATCATCGATGGAAAGGTCATTGCCGCGGAGCTCCGCGCGCGCGTCGCCGATGAGGTCGCCCGGGTCAAGCGCGAGCACAATCTGGTGCCGGGCCTTGCGGTGGTGCTGGTCGGCAACGACCCCGCCAGCGAGGTCTATGTCCGCTCCAAGCACACCCAGACCCAGGCGGCCGGCATGGCTTCGTTCGAGCACAAGCTGCCGGCCGACGTCTCGCAAGGAGATCTGCTCGCGCTCGTCGCAAAGCTCAACCGCGATCCCGCCGTACACGGCATCCTGGTGCAGCTGCCGCTGCCGAAGGGGCTGAACACCGAGGCCGTCATCAATGCGATCGATCCCGCCAAGGACGTGGACGGCCTGCATCCGAACAATGCCGGTCGCCTTGCCGGCGGCTTCGAGGCGCTGTCGCCCTGCACGCCGCTCGGCTGCATCATCCTGACCAAGAGCGTGCACGCCTCGCTCGAAGGCCTGAACGCCATCGTCATCGGCCGCTCCAACCTGGTCGGCCGTCCGCTGGTGCAATTGCTGCTGAACGAGAACGCTACGGTGACGATCGCGCATTCCCGCTCGCGCGATCTGCCCGGCCTCGTGAAGCGCGCCGACCTCGTCTATGCCGCAGTTGGAAAGCCGGAGATGGTGCGCGGCGACTGGCTGAAGCCGGGCGCAACCGTGATCGACGTCGGCATCAACCGCATTCCGAAAGAGGACGGCAAGACCCGTCTCGTCGGCGATGTCGCCTATCAGGAAGCGCTTGGCGTTGCCGGCGCAGTGACGCCGGTGCCCGGCGGCGTCGGCCAGATGACGGTGGCGTGCCTGCTGGTGAATACGCTGCGCGCCGCGTGCGCGATCGCCGGGCTGCCGAAGCCGGCGGTGTAG
- a CDS encoding SDR family oxidoreductase, producing MSERTILVLGASGLIGRFVTDDLRARGFRVVGVARSLSPAQKTSALDLELPILSLDAAALTRLFSERAVDVVVNCLGVLQDGPGSDTNAVHRDFVARLLQAVGGSGRVIRLVHISIPGTAEADRTAFATTKREAERLIAASGIPHAILRPGFVVAPSAYGGSAMLRALAAFPLDLPAKEMATPFQPVAIEDISATIAWLAARDIGDAGVKAVTWDLMQPEPITMAGVIKQFRHAFGTDGWPRLAMPSLMLDLGARIGDLANYLGWMPPMRSTAIAELRRGVSGDPSAWIAATGIASKSLAETIGRHPAAIQDKWFARLFLIKALIVASLVAFWLVSGFIALFVSYRAAVGILTVHNFPPALVDPITIGTSLMDMSIGMLIAFRRTAAIGLVTGIVASLGYMVGAAILTPDLWIEPLGALVKTGPAIVLMLVALLMLDNR from the coding sequence ATGAGTGAGCGGACCATTTTGGTGCTCGGCGCCTCCGGCCTGATCGGGCGCTTCGTCACCGACGATCTTCGCGCGCGGGGCTTTCGTGTCGTCGGCGTCGCGCGTAGCCTGTCGCCAGCGCAGAAGACGAGCGCGCTGGATCTCGAGCTGCCGATCCTCTCGCTCGATGCGGCCGCGCTGACGCGCCTCTTCAGCGAGCGCGCGGTGGATGTCGTCGTCAACTGTCTCGGCGTGCTCCAGGATGGCCCTGGCAGCGACACCAATGCCGTGCATCGCGATTTCGTCGCGCGTCTGCTTCAGGCCGTCGGTGGCAGCGGCCGTGTGATCCGGCTGGTTCACATCTCGATTCCCGGGACCGCAGAGGCCGATCGCACCGCCTTCGCAACGACCAAGCGCGAGGCCGAACGCCTGATCGCGGCCTCCGGCATTCCCCACGCCATTTTGCGGCCGGGCTTCGTGGTCGCGCCCTCAGCCTATGGCGGCAGCGCCATGCTGCGCGCGCTCGCCGCCTTCCCGCTCGACCTGCCTGCGAAGGAGATGGCGACGCCGTTTCAGCCCGTGGCGATTGAGGATATTTCGGCCACCATCGCCTGGCTCGCCGCACGCGACATCGGCGATGCCGGCGTGAAAGCCGTGACCTGGGACCTGATGCAGCCTGAGCCGATTACCATGGCCGGCGTCATCAAGCAGTTCCGCCACGCCTTCGGCACGGACGGCTGGCCTCGCCTCGCGATGCCCTCGCTCATGCTCGATCTCGGCGCGAGGATCGGCGATCTCGCCAATTATCTCGGCTGGATGCCGCCGATGCGCTCCACCGCCATCGCCGAGCTGCGCCGCGGCGTGAGCGGTGATCCCTCGGCATGGATCGCCGCCACGGGCATCGCGTCGAAGTCGCTCGCCGAGACGATCGGGCGCCATCCCGCCGCCATCCAGGACAAATGGTTCGCGCGGCTGTTCCTGATCAAGGCGCTGATTGTCGCCAGTTTGGTCGCGTTCTGGCTCGTCTCCGGCTTCATCGCGCTATTCGTGTCCTACCGCGCCGCCGTAGGCATCCTGACGGTACACAACTTCCCGCCGGCGCTGGTCGATCCCATCACCATCGGCACCAGCCTGATGGACATGAGCATCGGCATGCTGATCGCCTTCCGCCGCACGGCCGCGATCGGGCTGGTGACGGGCATTGTTGCTTCGCTCGGCTACATGGTGGGCGCAGCGATCCTCACGCCCGACCTCTGGATCGAGCCGCTCGGCGCGCTGGTGAAGACAGGGCCGGCGATCGTGCTGATGCTGGTCGCGCTCTTGATGCTGGATAATCGATAG
- a CDS encoding radical SAM protein: MNAPLRKSRPYIFWGQTQSLCETCLKLVPTKIQILDNEVWYEKRCREHGVQSTLVSTDAAYWRLCKDFIKPGDRPLQFQQRTEYGCPYDCGLCPDHEQHSCLALIEITEHCNLTCPVCFADSAPARTKFTPLATIEKMLDALVASEGEPDLVQISGGEPTLHPDFFEILDAVRARPIRHVMINTNGLRIAREKDFVARLAENRRGLEVYLQFDSLQRDALINLRGADLRKIRQQALENLEHYGVSTTLVATIKRGVNDTEIGDIVRHALTWKCVRGVTLQPVQDAGRNENFDKATDRIMLSEIRNRVVETGVFGDKDMIPLPCNPESISIGYGLRNGEKVLPLTSLIPQEQLVAVMPNTISPEKYPMLREKFQEKFLDLFSLSSGPLNTSERVCDLLCCLPSFQVPEGLSYENVFRVTIVQFLDRFNFCVGNVKRSCIHFVTEQGAIIPFDTYNLFYRNGKIDGIRAGLEGQTYREARQREEAPR, from the coding sequence ATGAACGCGCCGCTGCGTAAGTCGCGCCCTTACATCTTCTGGGGCCAGACCCAATCCCTTTGCGAAACCTGCCTGAAACTTGTGCCGACCAAGATCCAGATCCTCGACAACGAGGTCTGGTACGAGAAGCGCTGCCGGGAGCACGGCGTCCAGTCGACGCTCGTGTCCACCGACGCGGCCTATTGGCGCCTGTGCAAGGATTTCATCAAGCCGGGCGACCGGCCGCTGCAATTCCAGCAGCGCACCGAATACGGCTGTCCCTATGATTGCGGCCTCTGTCCCGACCACGAGCAGCATTCCTGCCTGGCGCTGATCGAGATCACCGAGCATTGCAATCTCACCTGCCCGGTCTGCTTTGCAGACTCCGCGCCGGCCCGAACGAAATTCACTCCGCTCGCGACGATCGAGAAGATGCTCGACGCGCTGGTCGCCAGCGAAGGGGAGCCCGACCTCGTGCAGATTTCCGGCGGCGAGCCGACACTGCATCCGGATTTCTTCGAGATCCTGGACGCGGTGCGCGCGCGCCCGATCCGGCATGTCATGATCAACACCAACGGCCTGCGTATCGCCCGCGAGAAGGATTTCGTGGCGCGGCTCGCCGAGAACAGGCGCGGGCTCGAGGTCTATCTCCAGTTCGATTCGCTTCAGCGCGATGCGCTGATCAATTTGCGCGGCGCGGATTTGCGGAAAATCCGCCAGCAGGCGCTGGAGAATCTCGAGCATTACGGCGTGTCGACCACGCTGGTCGCGACCATCAAGCGCGGCGTCAACGACACCGAGATCGGCGACATCGTCCGCCACGCCCTCACCTGGAAATGCGTGCGCGGCGTCACGCTCCAGCCGGTGCAGGATGCCGGCCGCAACGAGAATTTCGACAAGGCTACCGACCGCATCATGCTGTCGGAGATCCGCAACCGCGTCGTCGAGACCGGTGTGTTCGGCGACAAGGACATGATCCCGCTGCCCTGCAACCCCGAGAGCATCTCGATCGGCTATGGCCTGCGCAACGGCGAGAAGGTGCTGCCGCTGACCTCGCTGATCCCGCAGGAGCAGCTGGTGGCGGTGATGCCCAACACCATCAGCCCGGAAAAATATCCGATGCTGCGGGAGAAATTCCAGGAAAAGTTCTTGGATCTGTTCTCGCTGTCGTCGGGCCCGCTCAACACCTCCGAGCGCGTCTGCGATCTCTTGTGCTGCCTGCCGAGCTTTCAGGTGCCGGAAGGACTCAGTTACGAGAACGTCTTCCGCGTCACCATCGTGCAGTTTCTCGACCGCTTCAATTTCTGCGTCGGCAACGTCAAGCGCAGCTGCATCCATTTCGTGACGGAGCAGGGCGCGATCATCCCGTTCGACACCTACAATCTGTTCTATCGGAACGGCAAGATCGACGGCATCCGCGCCGGGCTCGAAGGGCAGACCTATCGCGAGGCAAGGCAGCGCGAGGAGGCACCACGATGA
- a CDS encoding alpha/beta fold hydrolase: protein MRLFNALALLPVLALLTAAPLCAEVTFGASGEEREPFRRQQWRVPSPDADIAAHALLFRPAGAGPFRLAVIAHASTQNVLRRAQMPQPEYRALAAFLVARGFAVLVPERLGHGATGGRYVEDQGGCDEADYARSGRATADEILRALEFLRKQDFIRKDAAIVIGHSAGGWGALALANADPNAVAAIVAFAPGRGGHANDEPNRICAPHTLLAAVAEFGKAARIPVTWLVAANDSYFAPALSQRMADAFRTTGGNALFHTLPAVGSEGHWMIETEAGVKAASSELARALNPSRPVATKKP from the coding sequence ATGCGACTCTTCAATGCTCTCGCTCTCCTGCCTGTGCTGGCCTTGCTGACGGCGGCACCGCTGTGTGCAGAGGTCACATTCGGTGCGTCGGGGGAGGAGCGCGAACCGTTTCGCCGCCAACAATGGCGTGTGCCATCGCCCGACGCCGACATTGCCGCGCATGCGCTGTTGTTTCGCCCAGCCGGCGCTGGTCCATTCCGGCTCGCAGTGATTGCGCATGCCTCGACGCAGAACGTCTTGCGTCGCGCGCAAATGCCGCAGCCGGAATACCGCGCGCTCGCGGCCTTTCTCGTCGCACGTGGCTTCGCCGTGCTGGTGCCGGAGCGGCTCGGCCATGGTGCGACCGGCGGCCGCTATGTCGAGGACCAGGGCGGCTGCGACGAAGCGGATTACGCGCGCTCCGGCCGCGCGACGGCGGACGAAATCTTGCGCGCGTTGGAATTCTTGCGAAAGCAGGATTTTATTCGCAAGGACGCAGCCATCGTGATCGGCCATTCCGCCGGCGGCTGGGGCGCGCTGGCGCTGGCCAATGCCGATCCGAACGCCGTCGCTGCGATCGTTGCGTTCGCGCCGGGCCGCGGTGGCCATGCCAATGATGAGCCGAACCGGATCTGCGCGCCGCATACGCTTCTGGCGGCAGTGGCTGAGTTCGGCAAGGCGGCGCGGATTCCCGTCACCTGGCTCGTTGCCGCAAACGACAGCTATTTTGCACCGGCATTGTCGCAGAGAATGGCCGATGCGTTTCGCACCACCGGCGGCAACGCCCTCTTCCACACGCTGCCCGCCGTCGGCAGCGAGGGGCACTGGATGATCGAGACCGAGGCCGGGGTCAAAGCCGCAAGCAGCGAGCTCGCGCGCGCGCTGAACCCGTCGAGGCCTGTGGCGACCAAGAAGCCATGA
- a CDS encoding DUF2269 domain-containing protein, giving the protein MTLYFLVKFFHVLGAVIILGTGTGIAFFMLMAHRTRDVAFIARTASVVVIADAIFTLSAVLLQPLTGGLLMTLSATPITERWLLASLALYVFAGLFWVPVVFMQIEMRDLARKAAEQRSALPERYFLLFRRWFAFGFPGFGATMLILWLMIAKPF; this is encoded by the coding sequence ATGACGCTGTATTTCCTGGTCAAATTCTTTCATGTGCTCGGCGCCGTCATTATCCTCGGCACCGGAACCGGCATTGCCTTCTTCATGCTGATGGCGCATCGGACACGCGATGTCGCGTTCATCGCGCGCACCGCGTCGGTGGTGGTGATCGCGGATGCGATCTTCACGCTTTCGGCCGTGCTGCTCCAGCCGCTCACGGGCGGCCTGCTGATGACGCTGTCGGCGACGCCGATCACCGAGCGCTGGCTGCTGGCCTCGCTCGCGCTCTACGTCTTTGCCGGCCTGTTCTGGGTCCCCGTCGTCTTCATGCAGATCGAGATGCGCGATCTCGCGCGCAAGGCCGCCGAGCAACGCAGCGCGCTGCCGGAGCGCTACTTCTTGCTGTTCCGCCGCTGGTTCGCGTTCGGTTTCCCCGGCTTCGGCGCGACGATGCTGATCCTGTGGCTGATGATCGCCAAACCATTTTGA
- the typA gene encoding translational GTPase TypA: MNLRNVAIIAHVDHGKTTLVDKLLQQSGTFRENQKVTDRAMDSNDLERERGITILAKAASVQWKDTRINIVDTPGHADFGGEVERILNMVDGALVLVDAAEGPLPQTKFVVSKALKVGLKPIVVINKVDRPDARPTEVINEVFDLFAALDASEEQLDFPILYGSAKQGWMADSPEGPQDKGMEPLFELVLRHVAPPKVEEGPFKMIGTILEANPYLGRIITGRISSGVLKPNQQVKVLHADGKLVESGRITKILAFRGLERTPLEEAEAGDIVAIAGLTKGTVADTFCDPTVEVPLPAQPIDPPTVSMSFIVNNSPLAGTEGDKVTSRMIRDRLLREAEGNVALRVVESADKDAMEVSGRGELQLAILIETMRREGFELSVSRPRVVFQKDEATGATMEPIEEVVIDVDEEHSGVVVQKMSERKSELIEMKPSGGNRQRLVFYAPTRGLIGYQGELLTDTRGTAIMNRLFHGYAPYKGEIQGRRNGVLISNDQGEAVAYAMFKLEDRGPMMIEPGWKVYKGMIVGEHTRDNDLEINVLKGKQLTNIRTTSKDEAVRLTPPIRMTLEKALAYIEGDELVEVTPKSIRLRKKHLDPNERKRAEKAKEAVA; the protein is encoded by the coding sequence ATGAACCTCCGCAACGTCGCCATCATCGCCCACGTCGACCACGGCAAGACGACCCTTGTCGACAAGCTCCTCCAGCAGTCCGGCACGTTCCGCGAAAACCAGAAGGTGACCGATCGCGCCATGGACTCCAACGACCTGGAGCGCGAGCGCGGCATCACCATTCTGGCCAAGGCGGCCTCGGTGCAGTGGAAGGACACCCGCATCAACATCGTCGACACCCCCGGCCACGCCGATTTCGGCGGTGAGGTCGAGCGCATCCTGAACATGGTGGACGGCGCCCTGGTGCTGGTCGACGCCGCCGAAGGCCCGCTGCCGCAGACCAAGTTCGTGGTCTCCAAGGCGCTGAAGGTCGGCCTCAAGCCGATCGTCGTCATCAACAAGGTGGACCGCCCCGACGCGCGCCCGACCGAGGTCATCAACGAGGTATTCGACCTGTTCGCGGCGCTCGACGCCAGCGAGGAGCAGCTCGACTTCCCGATCCTCTACGGGTCGGCCAAGCAGGGCTGGATGGCCGATAGCCCCGAGGGTCCGCAGGACAAGGGCATGGAGCCGCTGTTCGAGCTGGTGCTGCGCCACGTCGCGCCGCCGAAGGTCGAGGAAGGTCCGTTCAAGATGATCGGCACCATCCTGGAGGCCAACCCCTATCTCGGCCGCATCATCACCGGCCGCATCTCGTCCGGCGTGCTCAAGCCGAACCAGCAGGTCAAGGTGCTGCATGCCGACGGCAAGCTGGTCGAGTCCGGCCGCATCACCAAGATCCTGGCATTCCGCGGTCTCGAGCGCACGCCGCTCGAGGAAGCCGAAGCGGGCGACATCGTCGCCATCGCGGGCCTCACCAAGGGCACCGTCGCCGACACCTTCTGCGATCCGACCGTCGAGGTACCGCTGCCGGCGCAGCCGATCGATCCGCCGACCGTGTCGATGTCGTTCATCGTCAACAACTCCCCGCTGGCCGGCACCGAAGGCGACAAGGTGACGAGCCGCATGATCCGCGACCGTCTGCTGCGCGAGGCCGAGGGCAACGTCGCGCTGCGCGTCGTCGAATCCGCCGACAAGGACGCGATGGAAGTCTCGGGCCGCGGCGAATTGCAGCTCGCGATCCTAATCGAGACCATGCGCCGCGAGGGCTTTGAGCTCTCGGTGTCGCGTCCCCGCGTCGTGTTCCAGAAGGACGAGGCCACTGGCGCCACCATGGAGCCGATCGAGGAGGTCGTGATCGACGTCGACGAGGAGCATTCCGGCGTCGTCGTGCAGAAGATGAGCGAGCGCAAGTCCGAGCTGATCGAGATGAAGCCGTCCGGCGGCAACCGTCAGCGCCTGGTGTTCTACGCGCCGACCCGCGGCCTGATCGGCTACCAGGGCGAGCTGCTCACCGACACCCGCGGCACCGCGATCATGAACCGCCTGTTCCACGGCTACGCCCCGTACAAGGGCGAGATCCAGGGCCGCCGCAACGGCGTCCTGATCTCCAACGACCAGGGCGAGGCGGTGGCCTACGCCATGTTCAAGCTGGAAGACCGCGGTCCGATGATGATCGAGCCAGGCTGGAAGGTCTACAAGGGCATGATCGTCGGCGAGCACACCCGCGACAACGATCTCGAGATCAACGTGCTCAAGGGCAAGCAGCTCACCAACATCCGCACGACGTCGAAGGACGAAGCGGTGCGCCTGACCCCGCCGATCCGCATGACCCTGGAAAAGGCGCTCGCCTATATCGAGGGCGACGAGCTCGTCGAGGTCACCCCGAAGTCGATCCGCCTGCGCAAGAAGCACCTCGACCCGAACGAGCGCAAGCGCGCGGAAAAGGCCAAGGAAGCGGTGGCTTAA
- a CDS encoding GNAT family N-acetyltransferase, producing the protein MSTTLIEVRPAKAADATAVASTHDEAWRSAYQGIIPGAELEKLINRRGPQWWDSAIRKGSRVSVLVFGDKIAGYANYGRNRARSLHFDGEIYELYLRPEFQGLGFGRRLFAAARRDLMQSGLKSMVVWALSDNDPATEFYRALGGRMVARSSERFGPKSLDKVAFAWTN; encoded by the coding sequence ATGAGCACAACCCTGATCGAGGTCCGGCCGGCCAAAGCTGCAGATGCAACTGCAGTGGCGTCCACCCATGACGAAGCCTGGCGTTCCGCCTATCAGGGCATCATTCCCGGCGCCGAGCTGGAGAAGCTGATCAACCGCCGCGGCCCGCAATGGTGGGACAGCGCGATCCGCAAGGGCAGCCGCGTCAGCGTGCTCGTGTTCGGCGACAAGATCGCGGGCTATGCGAACTATGGTCGCAACCGCGCGCGCAGCCTGCACTTCGACGGCGAGATCTACGAGCTCTATCTGCGCCCCGAATTCCAGGGCCTCGGCTTCGGCCGTCGCCTGTTCGCCGCCGCTCGCCGCGACCTGATGCAGAGCGGCCTGAAGAGCATGGTGGTGTGGGCGCTCTCGGACAACGATCCCGCCACCGAATTCTACCGTGCCCTGGGCGGCCGCATGGTGGCGCGTTCCTCCGAGCGTTTCGGGCCGAAGTCGCTCGACAAGGTTGCCTTCGCTTGGACCAATTAA
- a CDS encoding NAD(P)/FAD-dependent oxidoreductase has translation MSSLPSSVDVAIIGAGAAGLGAAHALDGSGLSVIVLEARGRLGGRAWTVQASPEVIFDVGCGWLHSADKNSFVAIAKSLNFEVNTDLPPWRDRAFGEVFPERERDEFARTIDEFYERVSEAAEAGEDAPAERYLEPGNRWNPMINAVSTYVNGSELDRVSILDMDAYEDTYFNWRVRAGYGALIAAYGASCPVALNCNVSLIDHSGKRIRIETSSGTLTADRVIVTVPTNLIANEAIRFSPPLPAKVDAACGLPLGVDDKVVLALQDAEAFPKEGNLRGATMRTAMGTYHIRPFGQPCIDGFFGGSFARELEDAGEGAFAAQSIDEIADYLGNDIRRKLKPLAESRWGHDRLARGAYSHALPGHAGDRAVLAAPVDGRLFFAGEATSPHFFSTAHGARDSGERAAKEVLAALAKP, from the coding sequence ATGAGCTCCCTCCCTTCCTCCGTCGACGTCGCGATCATCGGGGCCGGTGCCGCTGGTCTCGGCGCCGCGCATGCGCTTGATGGCTCGGGTCTCTCCGTGATCGTGCTGGAGGCACGGGGTCGGCTCGGCGGCCGCGCCTGGACCGTGCAGGCCTCGCCCGAAGTCATCTTCGACGTCGGCTGCGGCTGGCTGCACTCGGCCGACAAGAACTCGTTCGTCGCAATCGCCAAGAGCCTGAATTTCGAGGTCAACACGGATCTGCCGCCCTGGCGTGACCGTGCCTTTGGCGAGGTGTTTCCGGAGCGTGAGCGGGATGAGTTCGCGCGCACGATCGACGAATTCTACGAGCGCGTCAGCGAAGCTGCGGAAGCGGGCGAGGATGCGCCGGCCGAGCGCTATCTCGAGCCGGGCAATCGCTGGAACCCGATGATCAATGCCGTCTCGACCTATGTGAACGGCTCTGAGCTCGATCGGGTCTCGATCCTCGATATGGACGCCTACGAGGACACCTATTTCAATTGGCGCGTCCGCGCCGGCTATGGTGCGCTGATCGCGGCCTATGGAGCCTCCTGCCCAGTGGCACTGAACTGCAACGTCTCGCTGATCGACCATTCCGGCAAGCGCATCCGGATCGAGACGTCATCGGGCACGCTCACCGCGGACAGGGTGATCGTCACAGTGCCGACCAACCTGATTGCGAATGAAGCAATCCGCTTCTCGCCGCCGCTGCCGGCCAAGGTCGACGCCGCATGTGGCCTGCCGCTCGGCGTCGACGACAAGGTGGTGCTGGCGCTGCAGGATGCGGAAGCCTTTCCAAAGGAAGGCAATCTGCGCGGCGCCACCATGCGCACCGCAATGGGCACCTACCACATCCGCCCGTTCGGCCAGCCCTGCATCGACGGATTTTTCGGCGGCAGCTTCGCGCGCGAATTGGAGGACGCCGGCGAGGGCGCCTTCGCGGCGCAGAGCATCGACGAGATCGCGGACTATTTGGGCAACGACATCCGCCGCAAGCTGAAGCCGCTGGCAGAGTCGCGCTGGGGCCACGACCGCCTCGCTCGCGGCGCTTACTCGCATGCGCTCCCTGGCCACGCCGGCGATCGCGCCGTGCTGGCCGCGCCGGTCGACGGTCGGCTGTTCTTTGCGGGCGAGGCGACATCGCCGCACTTTTTCTCGACAGCCCACGGCGCGCGCGACAGCGGCGAGCGCGCGGCGAAGGAAGTGCTGGCCGCTCTCGCCAAGCCGTGA
- the ppa gene encoding inorganic diphosphatase has protein sequence MRIDAVSIGKNVPHDVNVIIEVPVGGEPIKYEMDKEAGTLVVDRFLYTPMRYPGNYGFIPHTLSDDGDPCDVLIINTRAIIPGAVMSVRPVGVLFMEDEAGGDEKILAVPSSKLTQRYDKVKSYSDLPDITLQQIQHFFEHYKDLEKGKWVKILRWGGPDEAHKLILEGIEREKKKKG, from the coding sequence ATGCGTATCGATGCGGTCTCGATCGGGAAGAACGTCCCCCACGACGTCAATGTCATCATCGAAGTCCCCGTGGGCGGTGAACCGATCAAATACGAGATGGACAAGGAGGCCGGCACGCTGGTGGTCGACCGCTTCCTGTACACGCCGATGCGTTACCCCGGTAACTACGGCTTCATCCCGCACACGCTGTCCGACGACGGCGATCCCTGCGACGTGCTGATCATCAACACCCGCGCCATCATCCCCGGCGCCGTGATGAGCGTGCGCCCTGTCGGCGTGCTGTTCATGGAAGACGAAGCCGGCGGCGACGAGAAGATTCTCGCGGTGCCGTCGTCGAAGCTGACGCAGCGCTACGACAAGGTGAAGTCGTATTCCGACCTGCCCGACATCACGCTGCAGCAGATCCAGCACTTCTTCGAGCACTACAAGGATCTCGAGAAGGGCAAGTGGGTGAAGATCTTGCGCTGGGGCGGCCCGGACGAAGCCCACAAGCTGATCCTCGAAGGCATCGAGCGCGAGAAGAAGAAGAAGGGCTGA
- a CDS encoding DCC1-like thiol-disulfide oxidoreductase family protein produces the protein MSKWPDDDVILFDGVCVFCSRWVRFVAKRDTAKRFHFTPIQSDYGARLARTFGIDPNDPDTNAVVHGGDVFMKSDAALTVLSQLPGWGWVRMLFAVPKPLRDPVYSLIARNRYRILGKYDACFVPDADLRARVIE, from the coding sequence ATGAGCAAATGGCCCGATGACGACGTGATCCTGTTCGACGGCGTCTGCGTCTTCTGCTCGCGCTGGGTGCGTTTCGTCGCCAAGCGCGACACGGCGAAGCGCTTTCATTTCACGCCGATCCAGTCGGACTATGGTGCCCGGCTGGCGCGCACATTCGGCATCGATCCCAACGACCCTGATACCAATGCCGTCGTCCATGGCGGCGATGTCTTCATGAAGTCGGACGCCGCGCTGACAGTGCTCTCTCAGCTCCCAGGCTGGGGCTGGGTGCGCATGCTGTTCGCCGTGCCGAAGCCGCTGCGGGACCCCGTCTACAGCCTCATCGCGCGCAACCGCTATCGCATTTTAGGGAAGTACGACGCGTGCTTCGTGCCGGATGCGGATCTGCGGGCGCGGGTGATCGAGTAA